The DNA segment GGTGGGAAGAAAAAACCGGTACCGGCCAATAGCGCCGGCACCGCAAGAGGGATCGTTTAAGGCAGAGCGGCCACGACAGACAGCTCGACCAGGATTTCTGGCTCACACAGTTTCGACTCGACCGTGGCACGGGCCGGGGCCGCGCCTTTTGGCAGCCACTTGTCCCAAACCGCGTTCATGCCGGCAAAGTCGGCGTCGATGTCTTTGAGGTAGATCGTCACCGACAGCAACTTGGTTTTATCGGTACCGGCCAAATCCAGCAAACGCTCGATATTGGCCAGGGTTTCACGAGTCTGCTGTTCAATCCCGGCACTCATGTCGTCGCCGACTTGCCCTGCCAGATACACGGTACCGCTGTGGACAACGATCTGGCTCATGCGCTCATTGGTGAGCTGGCGCTGGATTGACATGTTTTGTGGACTCCTGAGGGTTGCCGTAACGGGAAATATCAAGGCCAGCGGCACTGATCTGCGGGGTTTTCTTCGCCATCAGGTCCGCCAGCAGGCGACCAGAGCCACAGGCCATGGTCCAGCCGAGGGTGCCGTGGCCAGTATTCAAGAACAGGTTTTTGAAAGGCGTGGCGCCGACGATCGGCGTACCGTCCGGGGTGGTCGGGCGCAGGCCGGTCCAGAACGTCGCTTCGCTCAAATCACCGCCCTGAGGATAAAGGTCGTTGACGATCATCTCCAGGGTTTCGCGCCGGCGCGGGTTCAGCGACAGGTCAAAACCGGCTATTTCAGCCATGCCACCGACGCGGATGCGGTTGTCGAAACGGGTGATCGCAACCTTGTAGGTTTCGTCGAGAATAGTCGAAGTCGGGGCCATCGCCGGGTTGGTGATCGGCACGGTCAGGGAGTAACCCTTGAGCGGATACACCGGCGCCTTGATCCCCAGTGGCTTGAGCAACTGCGGCGAGTAACTGCCCAGGGCCAGCACGTAGCGGTCGGCGGTTTCCAGCTTGCCGTCGATCCACACGCCGTTGATGCGATCACCGGCGTGGTCCAGGCGTTGAATGTCCTGCTCAAAACGGAATTCCACCCCCAACTGCTTGCACATGTCGGCCAGGCGGGTGGTGAACATCTGGCAGTCGCCGGTCTGGTCATTGGGCAGGCGCAAGGCACCGGCGAGGATATCCGTGACGCTGGCCAGGGCCGGCTCGACGCGGGCAATGCCGGCGCGGTCAAGCAGCTCGAACGGCACGCCGGACTCTTTCAGCACGGCGATATCCTTGGCCGCGCCATCCAGTTGCGCCTGGGTGCGGAACAATTGGGTAGTCCCCAGGCTGCGCCCTTCGTAGGCAATGCCGGTTTCGGCGCGCAGCTCATCGAGGCAGTCGCGGCTGTACTCGGACAGGCGCACCATGCGCTCTTTGTTCACGGCATAACGGTTGGCCGTGCAGTTGCGCAGCATCTGCGCCATCCACAGGTATTGGTCGATATCGGCCGTGGCCTTGATCGCCAGCGGCGCATGGCGCTGCAGCAACCACTTGATGGCCTTGAGCGGCACACCCGGCGCGGCCCACGGCGATGCATAGCCGGGCGAGACCTGGCCGGCGTTGGCGAAGCTGGTCTCCATTGCAACGGCCGGCTGGCGGTCGACCACGACCACCTCAAAACCGGCACGCGCCAAATAGTAGGCACTGGCCACACCAATGACACCGCTACCCAAGACCAAAACCCGCATTTTTATATCCTCATCACGGCTTGACCGCTGACGTTTGTTGTTCGGCACAAAGATGTGAGCAGTATAAAAAGCAATGACCAGTGCATTTCACTATATAAGTGCCTATATTTGGCGACAATTCTCGGCAAAAACCCTTTTCACGGAGGAGCATCCCCTATGCGGACCAATACCCAGACCAAGCGGGAGCTGGACAAGATCGACCGCAACATCCTGCGCATCCTGCAGGCCGACGGGCGGATTTCGTTTACCGAGCTAGGGGAGAAGGTAGGACTGTCGACCACGCCGTGCACCGAACGGGTCCGGCGCCTGGAGCGCGAGGGGATCATCATGGGCTACAACGCCCGCCTCAATCCGCAGCACTTGAAGGGTAGCCTGCTGGTGTTTGTCGAGATCAGCCTCGACTACAAATCCGGCGATACCTTCGAAGAATTCCGACGTGCCGTGCTGAAACTGCCCCATGTGCTGGAGTGCCACCTGGTCTCGGGGGATTTCGACTATCTGGTGAAGGCGCGGATTTCCGAGATGGCGTCGTACCGCAAACTGCTGGGCGATATCCTGCTCAAGCTGCCCCATGTGCGCGAGTCCAAGAGCTATATCGTGATGGAAGAGGTGAAGGAGAGCCTGAACCTGCCGATCCCGGATTGACCCTGTGGGCGCTACACCGTCATCGCAGGCAAGCCAGCTCCCACCTTTTGACCGGGTACATCTGTCAGACCAGCACCTGCCGCGTCGTCGCCATGTACTCGTGAATCTGCTTCTCCACCCGCGGGTGAATCAGCTCCACCGGGCCTCGATTGTTGGGGCATGGCAGGCTGGGCGTGGTACCAAACAACCTACAGATCAACGGGCGCTCGTCGTACACCGTGCAACCGTTGGGCCCCAGGTGCACACAGTTCAGCTCATCCATGGCCGCTTCCTGCTCGGCCGCAGTCTTGCGCGGCAGGCGCGACATTTCCTCGGTGGATGTAGTCACCGGCCCACAGCAATCATGGCAACCCGGCACACACTCGAACGAGGGGATCTGCCGGCGCAGCGCGTTGACTTTCTGGCTGTTACAACTCATCGAAACCCATACCGAACGGCGAATAGGCGTGGATTTTGCCCTAAAAGCCCCGAGTGAGACAGCTTCACCCGACCGCTGTATCCTGCGTCAAATTTTCCAAACACGGATGCTCCCCATGACCGCCAGCGCCCGGCACACCGCTTCCTACTACGCCGCCAGCAGCCTGGCGCAACCCGATTACCCGGCACTGGCGGGCGAAGTGGTCGCCGATGTGTGCGTGGTCGGCGGCGGGTTTTCCGGGCTGAACACCGCGCTGGAGCTGGCAGAACGGGGCTTTAGCGTGGTGCTGCTGGAGGCACGCAAGATCGCCTGGGGCGCCAGCGGGCGCAACGGTGGGCAGTTGATTCGCGGCGTCGGCCATGGCCTCGATCAGTTTGCCAATGTGGTCGGCAGCGAAGGCGTGCGGCAGATGAAGCTGATGGGCCTGGAAGCCGTGGAAATCGTGCGCCAGCGGGTCGAGCGCTTCCAGATTGATTGCGACCTGACCTGGGGCTACTGCGACCTGGCCAACAAGCCCCGCGACTTGCAGGGCCTGGCCGCCGACGCCGAAGAGCTGCACGACCTGGGCTATCGACATGAACTGCGCCTGCTGCAAGCCGGGGAAATGCGCAGCGTGATCGGCTCCGACCGTTACGTGGGCGGCATGATCGACATGGGCTCCGGCCACCTGCACCCGCTGAACCTGGCCCTTGGCGAAGCGGGCGCCGCGCAGCAACTGGGCGTGAGGCTGTTCGAGCAGTCCGAAGCCCTGCGCATCGACTACGGCCCTGAAGTCAAAGTCCACACCGCCCACGGCAGTGTGCGCGCCAAGACTCTGGTGCTGGGCTGCAATGCCTACCTCAATGGCCTCAACCCTCACCTGAGCGGCAAGGTGCTGCCCGCCGGCAGCTACATCATTGCCACCGAACCCTTGAGCCCAACCCAGGCCGCCGAGTTACTGCCGCAAAACATGGCGGTGTGTGATCAGCGGGTCACGGTGGACTACTTCCGTTTATCGGCCGACCGGCGCCTGCTGTTTGGCGGTGCTTGCCACTATTCCGGACGCGATCCCCAGGACATTGGCGCCTATATGCGGCCGAAGATGCTCAAGGTCTTCCCGCAATTGGCCGAAGCGAAGATCGACTATCAATGGGGCGGCATGATCGGCATCGGCGCCAACCGCCTGCCGCAGATTGGCCGGCTGGCCGACCAGCCCAATGTGTACTTTGCCCAGGCCTACGCCGGCCATGGCCTGAACGCCACCCACCTGGCCGGCAAACTGTTGGCAGAAGCCATCAGCGGCCAGCAGAGTGGGCGCTTCGATCTGTTTGCCCAGGTGCCACACATCACCTTCCCTGGCGGCAAGCACTTGCGCTCACCGCTACTGGCCCTGGGCATGCTCTGGCACCGCCTGAAAGAACTGCTCTGACTCAACTGCGCCAGAACGGCTTCAAGCCTTCCCGGCGCGCTTGTTCAGTACTCAAGCCGATATCGCGCAGTTGCTCCGTGGTCAGGTCCAGCAAGGCCTGGCGCGTGTGGCGACGGCGCCAGAACAGTTCCCAACGGCTCGGATTACCCGGCGCCAGCCCGGTCAGCCCGCGCTCCTGCCCTGCTTCCAGTTCCTGACTGTGTAGTGCCAGCCGCACATCGCTCAAGCCATTCATTGTCCTGCCCCTCATTTGCCTGTTGCCATGAGTGACTAGAATGGACGGCACGGCAAAACCATTACAGATTCAACCAACTTTTATTAAATCCATACAGATACTCCCAACCACGGGCTGAATCCTGTATTTTCCTTGCATCTGTACTGGTCCCCTGGGAGTGACCGCAATGACCCTCTACGTCAACCTCGCCGAACTGCTGGGCACCCGTATCGAACAGGGCTTCTATCGCCCCGGCGATCGCTTACCCTCCGTGCGTGCCTTGAGTGTGGAACACGGGGTCAGCCTGAGCACCGTGCAACAGGCTTACCGAATGCTCGAAGACAACGGCCTGGCGACGCCCAAGCCGAAATCCGGCTACTTCGTGCCCGTCGGTCGCGAACTGCCCGCGCTGCCTGCCGTGGGTCGGCCGGCCCAGCGCCCGGTGGAGATTTCCCAGTGGGACCAGGTGCTGGAACTGATCCGCGCGGTGCCGCGCAAAGATGTCATACAGATGGGCCGTGGCATGCCGGATGTCCTGTCACCGACCCTCAAACCCCTGCTGCGCAGCCTGGCCCGGGTCAGCCGCCGCCAGGATCTGCCAGGCCTGTACTACGACAATATCTACGGCTGTATGGAGCTGCGTGAACAAATAGCCCGTCTGTCATTGGATTCCGGCTGTCAACTCGACGCCCAGGACATCGTGATCACTACCGGCTGCCATGAGGCACTGTCCTCCAGCATCCGTGCCATTTGCGAGCCCGGCGATATCGTCGCCGTCGACTCGCCAAGCTTCCACGGCGCCATGCAGACCCTCAAGGGCCTGGGCATGAAAGCCCTGGAAATCCCCACCGACCCGCTCACCGGCATCAGCCTGGAAGCCCTGGAACTGGCCCTGGAGCAATGGCCGATCAAAGTCATCCAGTTGACCCCCAACTGCAACAACCCCCTGGGCTACATCATGCCCGAGGCACGCAAACGGGCGCTGCTGACCCTGGCCCAGCGCTTTGACGTGGCGATTATCGAAGACGATGTGTATGGCGAGCTGGCCTACAGCTACCCGCGACCACGCACCATCAAATCCTTCGACGAAGATGGCCGCGTCCTACTCTGCAGTTCCTTCTCCAAAACCCTGGCCCCCGGCCTGCGGATCGGCTGGGTAGCGCCGGGCCGTTACCTGGAGCGGGTGCTGCACATGAAATACATCAGCACCGGCTCCACCGCCACCCAGCCGCAGATCGCCATTGCCGAGTTCCTCAAGAACGGGCACTTCGAGCCGCATTTGCGGCGGATGCGCAGCCAATACCAGCGCAATCGCGACCTGATGCTCGATTGGGTCAGCCGCTATTTCCCGGCCGGCACCCGCGCCAGCCGGCCACAGGGCAGCTTTATGCTGTGGGTGGAGTTGCCCGAAGGTTTCGACACCCTCAAGCTCAACCGGGCCCTGGTCGAGCAAGGCGTACAGATTGCCGTGGGCAGCATCTTCTCGGCCTCGGGCAAATACCGTAACTGCCTGCGGATGAACTACGCTGCCAAGCCAACCCCCCCGATTGAAGAGGCGGTGCGCAAGGTCGGGGCAACGGCGATCAAAATGCTCGCCGAAGCCGAACAGCGGGTGGACTGACCTTTTGCCAGCAATCACCGTCATATGCCCACCAACGCCCTGATTCGGAACCTGTCGCCTTGATGAGCCAACGGCTGTTAGCGTTTTTTTTGCTGGGGTTCCTGGGCCTGGGCGGTTGCGCCACCCTGGATGTGCCCAGGGTGGCCAGCGAGGCGCTGCCGGCGACGCAGTCCGCCTTTGGTCGCTCGATCCAGGCCCAGGCCGCGCCCTACCAGGGCCGCTCCGGGTTCCGCCTGCTGCCCAACAGCAGCGAAGCGTTCATGGCTCGCGCCGAATTGATCCGCAATGCCCAGACCAGCCTCGACTTGCAGTACTACATCGTCCATGACGGCATCAGCACGCGCATGCTGGTGGCCGAGTTACTCACGGCGGCCGACCGTGGCGTGCGGGTGCGCATCCTCCTAGATGACACCACCAGCGACGGCCTGGACCAGATCATCGCCACCCTGGCCGCGCACCCGCAGATCCAGATTCGCCTGTTCAACCCCTTGCACCTGGGGCGCAGCACCGGCGTGACACGGGCCATGGGCCGGCTGTTCAACCTGTCGCTGCAGCACCGGCGCATGCACAACAAGCTGTGGCTGGCGGACAACAGCGTGGCGATTGTCGGCGGGCGCAACCTGGGGGATGAGTATTTCGATGCCGAGCCCAACCTGAACTTCACCGATATCGACATGCTCAGCATCGGGCCCGTGGCCGAGCAACTGGGCCACAGCTTTGACCAGTACTGGAACAGTGCGCTGAGCAAACCCATTGCCGACTTCATCTCCAGCGCCCCGTCCTCCCGCGACCTGGCCACGGCGCGGGGGCTTCTGGAGAACTCCCTGGCCGAGTCGCGCCAGCAAAACCATGCCCTGTACAACCGCCTGCGCACCTACCAGACCCAGCCCCGCATGGACATCTGGCGCCGGGAGCTGATCTGGGCATGGAACCAGGCGCTGTGGGATGCGCCGAGCAAGGTGCTGGCCAAGGCCGATCCTGACCCGCAACTGTTGCTCACCACCCAACTGGGGCCGGAGCTGGAAGGCGTGCACAGTGAACTGATGATGATTTCGGCCTACTTCGTCCCCGGTCAGCCGGGCCTGGTGTACCTGACCGGCCGCGCGGACGCCGGTGTCGACGTGCGTCTGCTGACCAACGCTCTGGAGGCCACCGACGTACCGGCAGTGCATGGCGGCTATGCGCCCTATCGCAAGGCACTGTTGGAGCACGGGGTGAAACTGTACGAACTGCGCCGCCAACCGGGCGACGGCGGCGGCAGTGGCCCGCACCTGCTGGGCAGCCGCGCGCTGCATGGCTCGGACTCCAGCCTGCACAGCAAGGCGATGATCTTTGATCGGCAGAAGTCGTTTATCGGCTCATTCAATTTCGACCCGCGTTCGGTGCTGTGGAACACCGAGGTTGGCGTGCTGGTGGACAGCCCCGAGCTGGCCGAGCATGTACGCAACCTGGCCCTGCAAGGGATGGCGCCGGCCTTGAGTTATGAGGCGAAGCTGCAGGATGGCCAGGTGGTATGGGTGACAGAAGACAACGGCCAGTTGCACACCCTGACCCGCGAGCCGGGCAGTTGGTGGCGCCGCTTCAATGCCTGGTTTGCCACCACTGTGGGCCTGGAGCGCATGCTCTAAGCACCACCAAAATCCAATCTGGGAGCACTTCCAGGTCAGGCCGGCTGCTCGGCGCCAAACGCCCCTTGGCGCAACAACAGAATCACCAGCCCCAAGGCCCCCGCCGCCATTAACAATGGCAACGCATGCCCGCTGATCCACTGGCTGCCCGCGCCCGCCACCAGTGGGCCGATCAGGCAACCAATCCCCCACAACTGCGCAATATGGGCATTGGCCCGCACCAACGCATCGTCACGGTAGCGCTCGCCGATCAGGATCAACGACAAGGTGAACAAGCCCCCGGCGCTGGCACCGAACAGCACCCAGATCGGCCAGATCAGCCAGGTATCGAGCAGCGGCGCAATGGCCAGGCTCGACAGCAGCAACAACACCGCGCACCCCAGAAACAGGGTACGCCTGGGCAGGTAATCAGCCAGCGCGCCAATCGGCAATTGCAGCAAGGCATCGCCGACCACCACGGTGCTGACCATCGCCAGCGCCACCTCAGCGGTAAAACCCTGCTGCAGGCAATACACCGGCAGCAGCGTCAGAATCATCGCCTCGAACGCGGCAAACAACGCCACCGCCCAGGCAATCGCCGGCAGGCCCCGGCAAAAACCCCACAAGTCGCCAAAGGTCACGCTGAAGGCCTCCGCCGTCGGCGCCCCGCTGCGCCCCAACAGCAGGAACGGCGCAATGATCAGCAGGCCGACGCCGACCCAGAAGCCATAGTCATGATCGGTCCCCAGTACGCCGAGCAACAACGGCCCCGACAGCTGGCTCAAGGCGTAGGTACAGCCATACAGCGCCACCAGCCGGCCACGCCACTGCTCCACCACCAGTTGATTGATCCAGCTTTCGCCGAGGATAAACACGATGGTCAGGATCACCCCGATCATCAACCGCAGCACCAGCCACACCGGATAGCTGGGCAGTACCGCCAGCAAACCGATGGAAATCGCCCCAGCCCACAGGCACAGACGCATCAGGTTCGCCGTGCCCAACCAGGAAGCCAGGCGGCTGGAGACCTTGGCGCCCAACAGCACACCGAACGCCGGCATCGCCGCCATGATGCCGATGGCAAAGTTGCCATAGCCCCAGCTTTCCAGGCGCAGGGACACCAGCGGCATGCTCACGCCCAGGGCGAGGCCGACGCTGAGTACCGAGGCCAGGACGGCGAAGTAAGTCGCCCAACGCATTGCCACGCTCCTGTGGGTTATTTCCAGATCACGCAAAATACTGTGGGAGCGGGCTTGCCCGCGATGAGGGAGTACCAGCCAACTCATGAGTGACTGATATACCGCTATCGCGGGCAAGCCCGCTCCCACATGTGGATCTACTGCAGCTGGGGCCCGGAGTCCGGGTTTACAGCTTGATCCAGGTCGCCTTCAGCTCGGTGTACTTGTCGAACGCGTGCAGCGACTTGTCGCGACCGTTGCCCGACTGCTTGAACCCGCCAAATGGCGCAGTCATGTCGCCGCCATCGTACTGGTTGACCCACACGCTACCGGCGCGCAGGGCCTTGGCGGTCAGGTGCGCCTTGGAGATATCCGAAGTCCAGACCGCAGCGGCCAGGCCATAAGGCGTGTCGTTGGCAATCGCCACGGCTTCTTCCGCGCTGTCGAACGTCAGCACCGACAGCACAGGGCCAAAGATCTCTTCCTGGGCAATCTTCATGGCGTTGGTCACACCGTCGAAAATCGTCGGTTCGACGTAGGTACCGCCAGTTTCCTGCAGGGTGCGCTTGCCACCGGCCACCAGCTTGGCGCCATCGGCGTGCCCGGCTTCGATGTACGACAGCACGGTGTTCATCTGCTGGGTATCCACCAGCGCGCCGACGTTGGTAGCCGGGTCCAGCGGGTTGCCCGGCTTCCAGCCCTTGAGGGCCTCGATCACCATTGGCAGGAATTTGTCCTTGATCGAACGCTCCACCAGCAGGCGCGAGCCGGCAGTGCAGACTTCGCCCTGGTTGAAAGCAATGGCGCCAGCCGCGGATTCGGCAGCGGCTTGCAGGTCCGGGGCATCGGCAAACACGATGTTCGGGCTCTTGCCGCCAGCTTCCAGCCAGACGCGTTTCATGTTCGATTCGCCGGAGTAGATCATCAGTTGCTTGGCGATCTTGGTCGAACCGGTGAACACCAGGGTATCGACGTCCATATGCAGCGCCAGGGCCTTGCCGACAGTGTGGCCATAACCCGGCAGCACGTTGAGCACACCCTTGGGGATACCCGCTTCAACGGCCAGGGCAGCGATGCGGATGGCGGTCAGCGGCGATTTTTCCGAAGGCTTGAGCACGACCGAGTTGCCGGTGGACAGCGCCGGCCCCAGCTTCCAGCAGGCCATCATCAGCGGGAAGTTCCACGGCACGATGGCCGCCACTACGCCGACGGGCTCGCGGGTCACCAGGCCCAGTTGGTCATGGGGGGTGGCGGCGACTTCGTCGTAAATCTTGTCGATGGCCTCGCCACTCCAGCTCAGGGCTTGCGCCGCGCCAGGGATGTCGATGCCCAGGGAATCGCCGATGGGCTTGCCCATGTCCAGGGTTTCGAGCAGGGCCAGCTCTTCGGCGTTGGCCTTGAGCAGCGCGGCGAAACGGATCATGGTGGCTTTGCGCTTGGCCGGGGCCAGGCGAGACCATGCACCGGAGTTGAAAGTGGCGCGGGCGTTTTCCACGGCGCGCTGGGCGTCGGCGACGTCACAACTGGCAACCGTGGTCAGCAGGCGGCCATCGACTGGGCTGA comes from the Pseudomonas shahriarae genome and includes:
- a CDS encoding phospholipase D family protein — protein: MSQRLLAFFLLGFLGLGGCATLDVPRVASEALPATQSAFGRSIQAQAAPYQGRSGFRLLPNSSEAFMARAELIRNAQTSLDLQYYIVHDGISTRMLVAELLTAADRGVRVRILLDDTTSDGLDQIIATLAAHPQIQIRLFNPLHLGRSTGVTRAMGRLFNLSLQHRRMHNKLWLADNSVAIVGGRNLGDEYFDAEPNLNFTDIDMLSIGPVAEQLGHSFDQYWNSALSKPIADFISSAPSSRDLATARGLLENSLAESRQQNHALYNRLRTYQTQPRMDIWRRELIWAWNQALWDAPSKVLAKADPDPQLLLTTQLGPELEGVHSELMMISAYFVPGQPGLVYLTGRADAGVDVRLLTNALEATDVPAVHGGYAPYRKALLEHGVKLYELRRQPGDGGGSGPHLLGSRALHGSDSSLHSKAMIFDRQKSFIGSFNFDPRSVLWNTEVGVLVDSPELAEHVRNLALQGMAPALSYEAKLQDGQVVWVTEDNGQLHTLTREPGSWWRRFNAWFATTVGLERML
- a CDS encoding Lrp/AsnC ligand binding domain-containing protein encodes the protein MRTNTQTKRELDKIDRNILRILQADGRISFTELGEKVGLSTTPCTERVRRLEREGIIMGYNARLNPQHLKGSLLVFVEISLDYKSGDTFEEFRRAVLKLPHVLECHLVSGDFDYLVKARISEMASYRKLLGDILLKLPHVRESKSYIVMEEVKESLNLPIPD
- a CDS encoding DUF1127 domain-containing protein, coding for MNGLSDVRLALHSQELEAGQERGLTGLAPGNPSRWELFWRRRHTRQALLDLTTEQLRDIGLSTEQARREGLKPFWRS
- a CDS encoding MFS transporter, with the translated sequence MRWATYFAVLASVLSVGLALGVSMPLVSLRLESWGYGNFAIGIMAAMPAFGVLLGAKVSSRLASWLGTANLMRLCLWAGAISIGLLAVLPSYPVWLVLRLMIGVILTIVFILGESWINQLVVEQWRGRLVALYGCTYALSQLSGPLLLGVLGTDHDYGFWVGVGLLIIAPFLLLGRSGAPTAEAFSVTFGDLWGFCRGLPAIAWAVALFAAFEAMILTLLPVYCLQQGFTAEVALAMVSTVVVGDALLQLPIGALADYLPRRTLFLGCAVLLLLSSLAIAPLLDTWLIWPIWVLFGASAGGLFTLSLILIGERYRDDALVRANAHIAQLWGIGCLIGPLVAGAGSQWISGHALPLLMAAGALGLVILLLRQGAFGAEQPA
- the dadA gene encoding D-amino acid dehydrogenase produces the protein MRVLVLGSGVIGVASAYYLARAGFEVVVVDRQPAVAMETSFANAGQVSPGYASPWAAPGVPLKAIKWLLQRHAPLAIKATADIDQYLWMAQMLRNCTANRYAVNKERMVRLSEYSRDCLDELRAETGIAYEGRSLGTTQLFRTQAQLDGAAKDIAVLKESGVPFELLDRAGIARVEPALASVTDILAGALRLPNDQTGDCQMFTTRLADMCKQLGVEFRFEQDIQRLDHAGDRINGVWIDGKLETADRYVLALGSYSPQLLKPLGIKAPVYPLKGYSLTVPITNPAMAPTSTILDETYKVAITRFDNRIRVGGMAEIAGFDLSLNPRRRETLEMIVNDLYPQGGDLSEATFWTGLRPTTPDGTPIVGATPFKNLFLNTGHGTLGWTMACGSGRLLADLMAKKTPQISAAGLDISRYGNPQESTKHVNPAPAHQ
- a CDS encoding PLP-dependent aminotransferase family protein; the protein is MTLYVNLAELLGTRIEQGFYRPGDRLPSVRALSVEHGVSLSTVQQAYRMLEDNGLATPKPKSGYFVPVGRELPALPAVGRPAQRPVEISQWDQVLELIRAVPRKDVIQMGRGMPDVLSPTLKPLLRSLARVSRRQDLPGLYYDNIYGCMELREQIARLSLDSGCQLDAQDIVITTGCHEALSSSIRAICEPGDIVAVDSPSFHGAMQTLKGLGMKALEIPTDPLTGISLEALELALEQWPIKVIQLTPNCNNPLGYIMPEARKRALLTLAQRFDVAIIEDDVYGELAYSYPRPRTIKSFDEDGRVLLCSSFSKTLAPGLRIGWVAPGRYLERVLHMKYISTGSTATQPQIAIAEFLKNGHFEPHLRRMRSQYQRNRDLMLDWVSRYFPAGTRASRPQGSFMLWVELPEGFDTLKLNRALVEQGVQIAVGSIFSASGKYRNCLRMNYAAKPTPPIEEAVRKVGATAIKMLAEAEQRVD
- a CDS encoding aldehyde dehydrogenase — its product is MTTLTRADWEQRAKDLKIEGRAYINGEYTAAVSGDTFECLSPVDGRLLTTVASCDVADAQRAVENARATFNSGAWSRLAPAKRKATMIRFAALLKANAEELALLETLDMGKPIGDSLGIDIPGAAQALSWSGEAIDKIYDEVAATPHDQLGLVTREPVGVVAAIVPWNFPLMMACWKLGPALSTGNSVVLKPSEKSPLTAIRIAALAVEAGIPKGVLNVLPGYGHTVGKALALHMDVDTLVFTGSTKIAKQLMIYSGESNMKRVWLEAGGKSPNIVFADAPDLQAAAESAAGAIAFNQGEVCTAGSRLLVERSIKDKFLPMVIEALKGWKPGNPLDPATNVGALVDTQQMNTVLSYIEAGHADGAKLVAGGKRTLQETGGTYVEPTIFDGVTNAMKIAQEEIFGPVLSVLTFDSAEEAVAIANDTPYGLAAAVWTSDISKAHLTAKALRAGSVWVNQYDGGDMTAPFGGFKQSGNGRDKSLHAFDKYTELKATWIKL
- a CDS encoding YkgJ family cysteine cluster protein, giving the protein MSCNSQKVNALRRQIPSFECVPGCHDCCGPVTTSTEEMSRLPRKTAAEQEAAMDELNCVHLGPNGCTVYDERPLICRLFGTTPSLPCPNNRGPVELIHPRVEKQIHEYMATTRQVLV
- a CDS encoding RidA family protein, whose protein sequence is MSIQRQLTNERMSQIVVHSGTVYLAGQVGDDMSAGIEQQTRETLANIERLLDLAGTDKTKLLSVTIYLKDIDADFAGMNAVWDKWLPKGAAPARATVESKLCEPEILVELSVVAALP
- a CDS encoding NAD(P)/FAD-dependent oxidoreductase, translated to MTASARHTASYYAASSLAQPDYPALAGEVVADVCVVGGGFSGLNTALELAERGFSVVLLEARKIAWGASGRNGGQLIRGVGHGLDQFANVVGSEGVRQMKLMGLEAVEIVRQRVERFQIDCDLTWGYCDLANKPRDLQGLAADAEELHDLGYRHELRLLQAGEMRSVIGSDRYVGGMIDMGSGHLHPLNLALGEAGAAQQLGVRLFEQSEALRIDYGPEVKVHTAHGSVRAKTLVLGCNAYLNGLNPHLSGKVLPAGSYIIATEPLSPTQAAELLPQNMAVCDQRVTVDYFRLSADRRLLFGGACHYSGRDPQDIGAYMRPKMLKVFPQLAEAKIDYQWGGMIGIGANRLPQIGRLADQPNVYFAQAYAGHGLNATHLAGKLLAEAISGQQSGRFDLFAQVPHITFPGGKHLRSPLLALGMLWHRLKELL